A single Pan troglodytes isolate AG18354 chromosome X, NHGRI_mPanTro3-v2.0_pri, whole genome shotgun sequence DNA region contains:
- the LOC107972690 gene encoding small ribosomal subunit protein uS2-like: MNQYIYKRKSDGIYILNLKRTWENLLLAARTIVAIENPADVSVISSRNTGQRAVLKFAAAMGATPIAGRFTPGIFTNQIQAAFQEPQLLVVTDPRADHQPLTEASYVNLPTIALCHTDSPLCYVNITIPCNNKRAHSVGLMWWMLAREVLHTHGTISCKRLWEVMPDLYFYRDPEETEKE; encoded by the coding sequence ATGAACCAGTACatctataaaaggaaaagtgATGGCATCTACATCCTAAATCTGAAGAGGACCTGGGAGAATCTTCTGCTGGCAGCTCGTACCATTGTTGCCATTGAAAACCCTGCTGATGTCAGTGTCATATCCTCCAGGAATACTGGCCAGAGGGCCGTGCTAAAGTTTGCTGCTGCCATGGGAGCCACTCCAATTGCTGGCCGCTTCACTCCTGGAATCTTCACTAACCAGATCCAGGCAGCCTTTCAGGAGCCGCAGCTTCTTGTGGTTACTGACCCCAGGGCTGACCACCAGCCTCTCACAGAGGCATCTTATGTTAATCTTCCCACCATTGCTCTGTGTCACACAGATTCTCCTCTGTGCTATGTGAACATTACCATCCCATGCAACAACAAGAGAGCTCACTCAGTGGGTTTGATGTGGTGGATGCTGGCTCGGGAAGTTCTGCACACGCATGGTACCATTTCCTGCAAACGCCTGTGGGAGGTCATGCCTGATCTCTACTTCTACAGAGATCCTGAAGAGACTGAAAAAGAATAG